atttggtttagtttattttatacgaatttttaaaacctcactttaagacaattttttgataattctaagagaaactctaattttacaccctgaaggagtggttttacaaagtattttgcaataatcaaaattgaagcacgattaatgacctttccaacggattcacactttttaaattctgttcactagaacttgagatataacggatattgtaaggcaaaacagaaaaaaaatataaaagtatttataAAAAACATTGTCACGTGATGGAGCAAAACCGAggtcagattcttaatcagggggcttgactctatcaaatgtaccatgtgagatcaccgttagtaaaaaaaagttgtaaatttgttgcatagtgttttTTGTTTAACTACACActgaatagatagatagataattttattcttcacaTTACTTTGCGAGTGTTTTAGAGGATTCTACTTAATTCAATACCATATTTAAAACAACAatcaaaatattgttatttggaaaaaattgaatttaagatTTAGGTGGAAAAGACGAAAATTCTAAGGTTTCATAAAATCGATGGATTACATATTCTGCTCCCGTACTATAGAAAAGTTCGAGCACAATGCAAGAGAATTTCATTTCAGTGTGTGTTGAGCGTGTGAACTGCGCATGCGCCTGAAGTTTTTTTCTCCTCTCTTCGCTCACTCCAGTGAACTCACTGAAGTGAGCGCGAGAAAAAGTGTCGCGCGCAGATGATGTTTCACTGTGTGCGTGGCATGAAAAATACTGAGATAGTCTAATGGGTTTCTCTAATAGGAGCGAcagagaaaaatatacaaaactattTTAAGTGGGGGCCGTACAATAGCCACAAAGTCGTTAATTTTTGAACAAGTTTGAATGATTCAAACTGGCGTCATCTTTTAGTGCCAGCTCGGACCCTATCATTCCACCACTATAGGTTACACTATGGTCTAAACACAGTTGGCCATACTGCGCGTTCGGCTTGTCAGCGGATTGTCTTCACTTTTTCCCCTCCCTCTTTGTTGGTGTGAAAGTGATAAAAGGACAAGAAAAGACGCGCAATTTTCAGTATCGTACTAGCATCCAAAGTGAAAGTGTAAAACTCCTTTTAATTAAACACGTGTTCAGCATTTAAGAACAATTTTGCCAAAAGGTACAATAAAATCATCAGCAATTAGGTGCAGTGGTTGTGATAGAGTGTTCCTCGAGATCAGGAAAAGACGTACTAAGGTGCCGCATTCAGCTGATTGCAGCGGATCGCGACTGAGGAAGGAAATCAGAGGTTATCTGCGCTACACGTGGAAGTGCCCAGGCCTGAAGAGTGCCCCCAAGTTCTCAGGAGTCTCTGAAGATCAGCTACAAGTGTTGGAAAGGCCTCAGACGAAGTTGTTGAGCAGAAGGAATTGCGATTTTTTATCGCCCTTCACGCCGAATAACGACAGGACCATCACTCACGCATCTTGTCACTCTCACAGGTCATTCCACGCGGTCCAGACAATCCAGTGAAGTTCCCTTACATTTTTATGGTCCTTCTCCACCCTTGACGTCCAATTGTGACGATTTAATACCCATTGCCCATATTGCACCAGcttcaataaattgataatacAGTCCCGCTATCTTTGCCATCGAAGAACGGTATTTGCGAGAGTACTATAGAGGCAAGCTCACACAACTTCCCATCTATATCCCAGTCTTTTCAATTCCCCAAAAATGACTCTCCTCGGTTAACGGAATACGCTGAAAGGCCATTTGACTCGACTTGCAGATTATGTCAGAAGAGTCGGTCGGGATGAAGCGTCTTTTACTGCTGCAGACATTTACACTAAACTCACGACTCTCGAAGGTATTAAGGCGCAAGTAGAAGTGTTACATGAGGAAATGCTCAATTCAGGTTCAAATGAAGACCAAGAAAATGAACATCATCAAATGTTTCTAGAGCGTTTAAATTGTGTAGAGAATTTCTTAAAAACTGTCCTCGGTCGTAAAGatgtagaagaagaagaagaagaagttgaTGAAGATGATGAAAATGGCGATGAGCCATCCCATTCACCCATCCGAAAGAATACCCATTCGGATACAAAGCAATCCGTCTCGAATAGTCTAGATTTGTCAAATATTGAGAAGGCCCTTGCCACCCTACTGCAACATCAAGTGAATGCAGAACTTAGATCACAATCAGTGATGGAGAAACTAGGTGAAGCAGTGACCACGTCTATACAACCTCCATACGATTCTGAGTCACGCGGTTCAAGTAAATCTAAGCTTCCAAACATAGAAATTCCCAAATTCTCTGGTAATTATGTTGATTGGCCTCCCTTCAGGGACATGTTCATTAACATTGTCCATCTTGACCGAAATCTATCTGATGTTCAAAGGATGCATTATTTTGTCACTAATGTTGATGGGAATGCCAAGAAAATGATTAAGACTCTAAAGATCACCAATGCCAATTGTTAGGGAATTTACCTAAAAAACAGACGTAATTCACCAATTTAACTCCCCTTCTAAGCGATTGGAGTTTCCCGGAGGTATTCCCTCACCTAAAAAATAGATTAATCTCGCTGGTTACTTGTCCTATGGATGCCCTCTGGCCACCTTCCAAGATCTCTCACCTAAAAAACAGACGTAATTCACCAATTTAACTCCTCTTCTAAACGATTGGAGTTTCCCGGAGGTATTCCCTCACCTGAAATGAGACAAGTTCTTACTGATCCAGGCGAAAAGGATCAAACTTTTCTCATGCAGAAAGCTTCTTGGGCTCAGCTTCACTTCTTCAATCGACTCCTTGCAGGAAAACACAATCTGAATTTGCTtatatttcacttttatttaaattttcttgttgCACCACGTTCTTCCAAAATCTTGACAAAGACTGTGGTGAAAAAGAAAACGgtaactctctctctctctcttccacTCTTACTTTAAGAgaccaaaattatttgaagaggAGGGAAATGTGATAGGAGATAAGAGAACTTTTAATAATATAAGAGTCAACTTAAAATTAcgctcaatttaaatttttaatataaaaaatgggCAGACTTGCCTGTAAATACACAAATGGAAAATATGATTTCCTTTCCATCCGATGCCGATGGATCAAAATTTTTCCTGGTGAGATGGTGCGATCAGGAATGTGGACAGATTTCCCAGCACCACCTGTTCTCTGCGAGAATCTTCTTTGGGTTTCCTTTCGCGGAGTAACAACACTCTATTAACGTTAAGGAAAACACTTTATCTGAGTGGATTTTGggcttaattttaacttttccacTGATGAAGAAAAAACCACTTGCTTTCACAAAAGAGTGTCCACAGGAAGTTATTTATTGACGTTAATTTGACACTTGACAATATATTTGGCGCTATAGGCCTTTTTGTTAGTAAGATTAGTACTATACAGCACCTCACGCAAATTTCGTGAACACTCCCCTGGATTTTCAGAATGAAAACAACTACTCTACtgattttaaattctcaaatcaaaaaaataaaaatgtaaatttaagaaaatgaaaattcaaggaAATTGAAAGCAATTTAGAGAtctgaaataaatttgaaattaaaagaaaatgaaattttaattaatcaaaGTACCAGGGGAGGCGCAAGTGGAAAATAGGGAAAACATTCTCACTTCATTGGAAGGTAAATAACTTTAGTTATCGGACGGCGGTAAATGCCCTTAATTGTCTTGACGTTAACCACTCTGTCACGCCCATCGTTGCCTGGAAATGTCTGCACAACCCTTCCTAGTGGCCAGGCCATTGATGGCATTAACTCATCCACCAACAAGACCATATCACCTACCCTCAAGTCGATCCGTTCCGTGTTCCACCGGTTTCTCTGCTGAAGCGTATTCAAATACTCCGTCTTCCATCGTTTACTTAGATCTTGAGCCAACCTTTGACACACTTGCCATTTGTCTAGATGAGTCATGTTAAGATGCTGCAGGTTGGGTTCTGGAAGTTGGGTTAGAGCTGCTCCAGTGAGAAACATACTTGGACACAAGATGTTGAGGTCTTCCGGGTTGTCAGACATCGGAACCAGTGGGCGGCTATTAAGCACAGCCTCAATTTGTACAAGAATGGTAGCGAGTTGCTCATACGTCAAAACGTGAAGTCCAATCGTTCGCTTGAAGTGATGTTTAAATGATTTTACTGCTGATTCAACTAAACCGGCATGGTGGCTCCCCCGTGGCGGCAGAAAATTCCATTCAATGTGATGCTCAGCAGCAAAATCTCCCACTTGCCTTTGATGCTCAGATGACTTCCACAAACGTTGCAGCTCACGATCCGCACCCACAAAAGTTGTGCCGTTGTCAGAATATACTCTAGCTGGCATCCCTCGACGTCCGATAAACCTCCGAAAAGCTGCTAGAAATGCATCCGTGTGCAATGATGTCAGTACCTCCAAGTGAACAGCCTTTACTGATAAACAGATGAACACTGCAACGTAGCACTTTTCCGTCGTATCCTTTCTTGTGCCTCGCCTAATGAGGAGCGGGCACGCGAAATCGATTCCGATGGCTAAGAAGGGTCTAACGTTGGTGACTCTGTCTCGAGGAAGACTTCCCATAAGCTGCTCTTCTGGACGGGGTTTTGCTCGAATGCATGTGTGACAGTTTCGCACTATCTTCCGGACAAGGTTTCTTCCGTCGATTGGCCAATATTTCTGACGTAAATTGGCCAACAACAGTTGGGGTCCCGCGTGAAGCGAAATCAAATGCTCTTGCTGAGCGATCATGTGGGCCAGTTGACCCTTTGGTAGAATTTGAGGGTGGCGAGAGTTGTACGATGCTTCAGAACTCTGAAGTCTTCCTCCGACGCGCAGAACTCCTTTCTCATCCAAGAACGGCCGCAGTTTTCTGAATGATTTTGCACGAGGATCTTTGTCCAATGCTCTATTTCTTGCTGCACGAAGAACTACACTTAGGTGCTGTTGCTGCTCCCATTGAATGAGGAGAGACTCCGCATTTCTCATGTCGGAAACAGTTATTGGACCCAATTGATACAATTTTGAAGTACTTCTCGTACAGCGTGATCGATGAATTGCCATCCAAACTCTTGCAATGTGCAGGCACCTAGATAGCACTCTCTTGACACGTAGAAATGAACTGAAGTGATCCAATAAATACTCGTGAATGGGAACGTAAGATTGCGACTTTGATGAACATTCCGCAGCATTTGATGATATGACGACAGGTGGAAGTTCAACTCCGGGCTTTGAATCACTTTCACATGATGAAAACATTGGTGGCCAAACGGAGGCGTCTTTACTCAAACATTCTGGACCGTTCCACCACAGGCCTGATTCCATCAGCTGATGAGGAGTTGCTCCCCTGGAGATAATATCTGCGGGGTTCTCACCAGTTCTTACGTGTCTCCATTGCTCCTTGGATGATGTCTTGAGGATATCTGCTACTCGCCTCTTAACAAATATTTCCCTCTTTTCCTTGGGTGAGTGAATTTGATGAAGAACAACAGTGGCGTCGGTCCAATAGAAGCAATCTGATATCTGCAGAGACTCCCGTACGTCTTCCATTAGCTTTGCAGCCATTTGAGCACCGCACAGTTCCGCTTTGGGGATTGTCATTGACCGCGCTCCATCTTTGTTGACCTTTATCGGAACTACCTTAGACTTTGACGTCAGAAGACGAGTTGATCGATGTCCAAAGTTGTCCTCACACACCACGTAGACGACGACTCCGTAGGCCAATGCACTGGCGTCACTGAAGGCGTGAAGTTCTCGGTGAGTCACTTCCGAAATATCCGAAATCCAATGAGGAATTCTTATGTTCTCGACTTCGGGAAGAGACATGATGAATTTGTCCCAAGATGTCTTCAACTCTTCAGGAACTTCGACATCCCAGTTGATTTTTAATGGCCACGTGTCTTGAAAGATGATCTTGGCCACCGTTGTGATGGGTCCGATCAGTCCGATCGGGTCGAAGATCCGAGCCAAGGTGGACAAAATGAATCTTTTCGTGACTGTTGTTGTCTGTAAGTCGTGTTTGACTTTGAATTGGAAAGTATCAGTCACAAAGTTCCAACTCATTCCAAGCGTTTTTACTACTTGGCTGGAAATTTGAACATCCTCGGTTTTTGTAGCTCCCTCTTTAGACTGAACCACTCCAGGATTGTTCGAATGAAACTTAGATAGCTTCATTCTCGCTCTCCTAAGTAACTCGATAAGCTGATGTTTGGTTTCAACAATTTCCCCCAATGATGGTGCAGACATCAAACAATCGTCGACGTAGAAGCTCTTACAAATTGCATTAGCTGCTAACGGAAATTGCGATCCTTCATCTTGAGCAAGCTGGTTGAGTGAGCGCGTTGCAAGATGTGGTGACGCAGCAACTCCAAAACACAACGTTCGGAAACGATAATCTCGAACACTATGATCGTTGGGACCCTTCCACAAGAAACGCTGGAAATTACGATGATTTTCATGCAACATGGTTTGCAAGTACATCTTGATGATGTCGCAGGTCATCGCTACTTGATGCAACCGGAATCTCCACAAAATGCTCTTCAATGGAGGTTGAGTTACTGGTCCCACTTTGAGAACATCATTGAGGCTCAAACCAGATTGTGATTTGGAGCTGGCGTTGAATACAACCCGAACCTTTGTGGACGTTGCTTCTTCACACACTACACAATGATGAGGCATATAATATGCCGGTTCCTTGAGGTCAGATGGTGGAACACATTCGATGAATCCCAACCGTAGATACTCCTCAAAGATTTCTCCATACTGCAACTTGAGATCGGGGTTTTTATTCAACCGACTCAGCAGATGGTGAAGTTGTCGAAAGGCAGAAGGCCGATTGTCCCGAAGATTTCCCACGTTGTCCTTAAACGGTAGGTGAACCACATACCTGCCATCCGAATCTGTGATGGTTGTGGCAGAGTACAGGGTTTCGACTTCCTCCTGTTCGGTTTGAGACTCTGATTTGTCAGGAATCTCGTCCACATCCCAAAACCTTCGCAGTGCAGAGTCAATGCTCTCCAATGATGCTGTGTTACAAGTGACTGAAGTGGGCGCCGGTGTGGCCTGACTATTGCACGGTCCTACAATGAGCCACCCGAAGAAACTGTTCTTTAGCATCGGCTGTCCTGGTCCGAGAAGTTGAGTTTCATCCTTGATTATTCTCCAATAGAGTTCACCACCAATCAACAAATCCACTGGCATGCTGTGGTTCCATTGAGGATCTGCCAACTGAAGACCACATGGGATTGGAGGATTGAGTGAAAGGGCGTCCCAATTTGGTTGATTTCCAGCAACCCGACGCATCACGAGACAGTTTAGAGAGAGTGACTTACAATTCTCTTCATAATTCGTCAATATTGTGAGCGACACTTGATGTTTTGCTGGTTGGTTAATGGAACCAACCCCTTCCACGATGAAATTTGCAGTTTGCAGCGGCAGCCGCAAACGCTGACAGAGACGAGTGGTGACTAGATTCACCTGCGATCCTGCATCCAAAATGGCCCTACACCAATGCACTTGATTGTGACTGTCCAGAACTCTCACCATAGCCGTTGCTAACAGAACCCTCGTGACATTTCCTCCAATTTCCTCAACACAGTGAAGTGAAGACATATTTGTCACATTGCCACTCGTCCAAGGCAGAGTACCGAATTGCGACAACAGATTCGCCTGTGAATCAGGAACGGAAACCGTTGAAGGGACCTGTGCCGACGAGGAAAGGTTTGTGGTCGACGTTGAAAAGTGAAAAGCTTCATGGAGAAGACAATTATGCTTCTCAGTACACAATTTACATGGCGGATAGCTACATTTATCAACAGAATGAGTATCGCAAAGACAGTTAAGGCAAACTTTATTTTGCTTGACAAATTCAAGCCTCTTGGCAATTGAGAGCGCGAGAAATTTCTTACACCGGAAAAGTTTGTGAGAATATTATGTACAACATTTACAATTTTCCACATTGCTTGAGACTAAACTTGATTTTTTGgctttaacaattttatttgaatcatTATTGTTAGTCTTGTTAGTCTTAGAGCTGCTAGGATCATAATTCTCCAACGACTTTCCACGCGCGATCAGAAACTTGTTGAACTGTTCCCATGTTGGGGGCTCTTGTCCAAGCTCTCTCGACCACAGAGCTTGAGTCTCATTGTCAAACTTGGATTTCGCAATATACACGACCCAGGGATCTTTACCCTTTCCTCCAACACCGAGATTCTCCAGAGATTCAACTATCCCCGCCAAAAGTCCTTGAGTTTTTAGCACGCCTCTTACGGAGGGATTTGAGAATGAAGGGACTGAGATAAATTTCTTCACAAGTGAATTAACGATAGCATATTTATTGTCGTATCGCTCCTGAACTTTCTCCCAAGCTTGATCATAATTTTCGTCACAAACCTTGAGAGTCTCAATCACCTCCTTCGCATCTCCTACCAACGATTTCTTCAAGTaatgcat
The window above is part of the Phlebotomus papatasi isolate M1 unplaced genomic scaffold, Ppap_2.1 HiC_scaffold_112, whole genome shotgun sequence genome. Proteins encoded here:
- the LOC129808845 gene encoding uncharacterized protein LOC129808845, which produces MPNNKTRAYYKGEFTKSKKIVDKYRQNPDLLRQKGALGELLSQREAIAHYGKRFTEVQQDILETCSPERLKQEEEEHEAFLTETTKVLSCVNDFIGRIKAHREEEITGDSSAGSSGSDISQLIALMSKQLEEQRLQRIADTEMLKLQLEEQRAQRLADKAALEATLKHTQDELKEVLNNSNNLNLSTSSGSSRMKHEPISIPQFSGLYTEWKTFQDLFIAIVDKDTSLSKCEKMHYLKKSLVGDAKEVIETLKVCDENYDQAWEKVQERYDNKYAIVNSLVKKFISVPSFSNPSVRGVLKTQGLLAGIVESLENLGVGGKGKDPWVVYIAKSKFDNETQALWSRELGQEPPTWEQFNKFLIARGKSLENYDPSSSKTNKTNNNDSNKIVKAKKSSLVSSNVENSFHFSTSTTNLSSSAQVPSTVSVPDSQANLLSQFGTLPWTSGNVTNMSSLHCVEEIGGNVTRVLLATAMVRVLDSHNQVHWCRAILDAGSQVNLVTTRLCQRLRLPLQTANFIVEGVGSINQPAKHQVSLTILTNYEENCKSLSLNCLVMRRVAGNQPNWDALSLNPPIPCGLQLADPQWNHSMPVDLLIGGELYWRIIKDETQLLGPGQPMLKNSFFGWLIVGPCNSQATPAPTSVTCNTASLESIDSALRRFWDVDEIPDKSESQTEQEEVETLYSATTITDSDGRYVVHLPFKDNVGNLRDNRPSAFRQLHHLLSRLNKNPDLKLQYGEIFEEYLRLGFIECVPPSDLKEPAYYMPHHCVVCEEATSTKVRVVFNASSKSQSGLSLNDVLKVGPVTQPPLKSILWRFRLHQVAMTCDIIKMYLQTMLHENHRNFQRFLWKGPNDHSVRDYRFRTLCFGVAASPHLATRSLNQLAQDEGSQFPLAANAICKSFYVDDCLMSAPSLGEIVETKHQLIELLRRARMKLSKFHSNNPGVVQSKEGATKTEDVQISSQVVKTLGMSWNFVTDTFQFKVKHDLQTTTVTKRFILSTLARIFDPIGLIGPITTVAKIIFQDTWPLKINWDVEVPEELKTSWDKFIMSLPEVENIRIPHWISDISEVTHRELHAFSDASALAYGVVVYVVCEDNFGHRSTRLLTSKSKVVPIKVNKDGARSMTIPKAELCGAQMAAKLMEDVRESLQISDCFYWTDATVVLHQIHSPKEKREIFVKRRVADILKTSSKEQWRHVRTGENPADIISRGATPHQLMESGLWWNGPECLSKDASVWPPMFSSCESDSKPGVELPPVVISSNAAECSSKSQSYVPIHEYLLDHFSSFLRVKRVLSRCLHIARVWMAIHRSRCTRSTSKLYQLGPITVSDMRNAESLLIQWEQQQHLSVVLRAARNRALDKDPRAKSFRKLRPFLDEKGVLRVGGRLQSSEASYNSRHPQILPKGQLAHMIAQQEHLISLHAGPQLLLANLRQKYWPIDGRNLVRKIVRNCHTCIRAKPRPEEQLMGSLPRDRVTNVRPFLAIGIDFACPLLIRRGTRKDTTEKCYVAVFICLSVKAVHLEVLTSLHTDAFLAAFRRFIGRRGMPARVYSDNGTTFVGADRELQRLWKSSEHQRQVGDFAAEHHIEWNFLPPRGSHHAGLVESAVKSFKHHFKRTIGLHVLTYEQLATILVQIEAVLNSRPLVPMSDNPEDLNILCPSMFLTGAALTQLPEPNLQHLNMTHLDKWQVCQRLAQDLSKRWKTEYLNTLQQRNRWNTERIDLRVGDMVLLVDELMPSMAWPLGRVVQTFPGNDGRDRVVNVKTIKGIYRRPITKVIYLPMK